A section of the Agarivorans litoreus genome encodes:
- a CDS encoding CLCA_X family protein, translating to MHANETSGVGLNRQYYRRGPDYRHGDSVDFVDIKHTFGFAGLAIGAWVNKQEKQRAAELIFDALADLAFLLNLPPVALGLRGSLNLAFGTGGQANVQAHYAPASKTLALAKNAGAGALAHEWWHAFDNYMAAKLFCQPAERNEFASTRWLADDKQHPHALNQLLDQLFAAVFLSEQGQNLHPYVSRSVALDKQLGLRYFSLPTEMMARAFEAWIQSRNDIKNSYLVSGTKQTELAKQGAYPDDRHLLLIGDSALQYFETLGRALGFRA from the coding sequence ATGCATGCAAATGAAACCAGTGGTGTAGGGCTAAATCGCCAATACTATCGGCGTGGCCCTGATTACCGCCATGGTGATAGCGTAGACTTTGTCGATATTAAGCATACTTTTGGCTTTGCTGGTTTAGCGATAGGCGCTTGGGTTAATAAACAAGAGAAACAACGTGCTGCAGAGCTAATCTTTGATGCCTTAGCCGATTTGGCATTTTTGCTTAATTTGCCTCCGGTCGCACTAGGTTTAAGAGGTAGCTTAAATTTGGCTTTTGGCACCGGTGGTCAAGCTAATGTTCAAGCTCACTATGCCCCTGCGAGTAAAACTCTCGCACTTGCTAAAAATGCTGGCGCTGGCGCTCTAGCTCATGAGTGGTGGCATGCTTTCGACAACTACATGGCCGCAAAATTATTTTGCCAGCCTGCCGAGCGCAACGAGTTTGCTTCGACTCGCTGGCTGGCCGATGATAAGCAGCATCCCCATGCTTTAAACCAGTTACTTGATCAGCTGTTTGCTGCGGTGTTTTTAAGCGAGCAAGGGCAAAATCTACATCCTTATGTAAGCCGCTCAGTGGCCTTAGATAAGCAACTCGGGCTGCGTTATTTTAGCTTGCCTACAGAAATGATGGCGCGGGCGTTTGAAGCATGGATTCAAAGTCGTAACGATATCAAAAACAGCTACTTAGTGAGTGGTACCAAGCAAACTGAATTAGCCAAACAAGGAGCCTATCCCGATGATCGGCATCTATTGCTGATAGGTGATAGTGCGTTGCAATACTTCGAAACATTGGGGCGCGCACTAGGATTCAGAGCATAG
- a CDS encoding sugar ABC transporter permease — MSSQETTINSTTNKVNLMSNLKKMKLQVLVMFAAIAVIMLFFYFATEGSYLTPRNISNLLRQTAITGILAIGMVFVIISAEIDLSVGSMMGLLGGAAAIMDVWWQLPLPLTIVLTLSAGFLLGLWNGWWVAYRKVPSFIVTLAGLLAFRGILIGITGGSTVAPTTPDMGIIGQSYLPDMFSLITTVGALAVFFAWQGKLRKTRSEHKLSNKPVTGDIFKFGLIAIFALGTVLLLNDYRGVPTPVLLLVVLMFAAAFMAKKTAFGRRIYAIGGNLEASRLSGINVERTKLSVFAINGLLVGVAGLILASRLGAGSPSAGNIAELDAIAACVIGGTSLAGGVGTVFGAVMGAFIMASLDNGMSMMDVPTYWQSIIKGSILLLAVWMDVASKKRA; from the coding sequence ATGTCTAGTCAAGAAACAACCATCAATAGCACCACAAACAAGGTGAACTTGATGAGTAATTTAAAGAAAATGAAGTTACAAGTATTGGTGATGTTTGCCGCTATTGCGGTAATTATGCTGTTTTTCTACTTTGCCACCGAGGGCAGCTATCTTACCCCACGTAACATCTCTAATTTACTACGCCAAACGGCCATAACCGGGATACTCGCTATTGGCATGGTGTTTGTGATCATCTCGGCAGAGATTGATTTATCAGTTGGCTCAATGATGGGCCTATTAGGCGGCGCAGCTGCCATTATGGATGTGTGGTGGCAATTGCCTTTACCACTCACCATTGTGCTTACTTTAAGTGCTGGCTTTTTACTCGGCCTGTGGAATGGTTGGTGGGTAGCCTACCGCAAAGTACCATCGTTTATTGTTACCCTAGCCGGCTTACTGGCCTTTAGGGGGATTTTAATCGGCATTACTGGCGGTAGCACGGTTGCTCCAACAACCCCAGATATGGGCATTATTGGCCAAAGCTACTTGCCAGACATGTTCTCACTAATCACCACCGTAGGTGCGCTGGCAGTCTTTTTTGCTTGGCAAGGAAAACTGCGTAAAACTCGCTCGGAGCACAAACTAAGTAATAAGCCCGTCACTGGAGATATATTCAAGTTTGGCCTGATTGCCATCTTCGCCCTAGGCACGGTATTACTATTAAACGACTACCGCGGTGTTCCTACTCCAGTATTATTGCTGGTAGTGCTGATGTTTGCCGCTGCCTTTATGGCCAAGAAAACCGCCTTCGGTCGCCGTATTTACGCTATTGGTGGCAACCTTGAAGCCAGCCGTTTATCTGGCATCAACGTTGAGCGCACCAAGCTATCTGTATTTGCAATTAATGGCTTATTGGTGGGCGTGGCGGGCTTAATTTTGGCTTCACGTTTAGGCGCGGGTTCTCCATCTGCTGGTAACATTGCTGAGTTAGACGCCATTGCGGCCTGTGTGATTGGCGGAACCAGTTTAGCCGGTGGGGTGGGCACAGTATTTGGCGCAGTGATGGGCGCATTTATTATGGCCAGCTTAGACAACGGCATGAGCATGATGGATGTACCAACATATTGGCAATCCATCATCAAAGGTAGCATCTTGCTATTAGCGGTTTGGATGGATGTAGCCAGTAAGAAGCGCGCTTAA
- a CDS encoding putative bifunctional diguanylate cyclase/phosphodiesterase — translation MINSISLRFGLWFAGFGILASVVTAAVSYHESRGLLAESAERELATTTQILAREFGTSIEEITKDVLFLSSIPQTVGYFGASNQDELAKQLKDIFKQKLNLNPSYFQLRFIGADNFGRELIRVDRLSDGLVSIPDASLEEKAHYPYVFRTLRLNVGESYLSDVDIHNEKGVELGLHQPTLKIASPVYVEGKALGLVVVNVGLTRLFSQMQADLPEGVAIYLANQKGDYLVNPNPDKQFGFHFGHRYLMQRDFPQMEVLFSDLQPITFVLDPSAVYKYERAVSFTPLFYGPKSSPKMAVLGLASPLPTLSHIIDSLAGSMIKVCLALSLLGLFTSLFFAKVLSQPIRNMVIAVNSFSKGKLPAAQLLPSERKDEIGLLANTFKAMSRQINKQIVELKDNEINLRYMASHDSLTGLPNRSLFLEQLRAAIHRAEVAQHSLAVVFIDLDNFKQVNDNLGHEAGDLLLKQVAMVLRDSIRSGDSVARFAGDEFMLALESISEPEETNEVVGTVLRRLAQEISLGVHIQPVYASVGISMYPADGNDPELLVRNADAAMYQAKSNGRNQFSYYALDEPSAIG, via the coding sequence ATGATCAATTCAATTTCTCTGCGTTTTGGACTTTGGTTTGCCGGCTTTGGTATTTTGGCCTCGGTGGTTACTGCTGCGGTTAGTTACCATGAGAGCCGCGGGTTGTTAGCCGAAAGCGCAGAGCGAGAATTAGCAACCACCACTCAGATCTTAGCTCGGGAGTTTGGAACTAGCATTGAAGAAATAACCAAAGATGTATTGTTTTTAAGCTCTATTCCTCAAACCGTGGGTTATTTTGGCGCCTCTAATCAAGATGAACTTGCTAAGCAGCTGAAGGATATTTTTAAGCAAAAGCTCAATTTAAATCCTTCTTATTTTCAGTTGCGTTTTATTGGCGCCGACAACTTTGGTCGTGAATTAATTCGAGTTGATAGACTGAGTGATGGCTTGGTCTCTATTCCCGATGCGAGCTTAGAAGAAAAAGCTCATTATCCTTATGTTTTCCGCACATTGCGATTAAATGTAGGCGAAAGCTATTTGTCGGATGTAGACATTCATAATGAGAAAGGCGTCGAACTGGGCTTGCATCAACCTACCTTAAAAATTGCTTCGCCGGTATATGTAGAGGGGAAAGCCCTTGGCTTGGTGGTGGTGAATGTGGGCTTGACGCGTTTGTTTAGCCAAATGCAGGCCGATTTACCTGAAGGGGTTGCCATCTACTTAGCCAACCAAAAAGGCGATTACTTAGTTAATCCTAATCCTGATAAACAGTTTGGTTTTCATTTTGGCCACCGCTATTTAATGCAGCGTGACTTTCCGCAGATGGAGGTGCTATTTAGCGATTTGCAGCCAATTACTTTTGTACTGGACCCCTCTGCAGTCTACAAGTATGAGCGAGCAGTGTCTTTTACTCCATTATTTTATGGACCAAAGTCTAGCCCTAAAATGGCGGTGCTTGGATTGGCTAGCCCTTTACCTACGCTAAGTCATATTATTGATTCCCTTGCAGGCTCAATGATTAAGGTATGTTTAGCTTTAAGCTTACTGGGGCTATTCACCTCATTATTCTTTGCCAAGGTGTTGTCTCAGCCTATTCGTAATATGGTGATAGCGGTAAACTCATTTTCTAAAGGTAAGCTACCAGCTGCGCAACTATTGCCTAGTGAGCGAAAGGACGAAATTGGTTTATTGGCCAATACCTTTAAAGCGATGTCGCGGCAAATTAACAAACAAATAGTTGAGCTTAAAGATAATGAGATTAATCTACGCTATATGGCCAGTCACGATAGTTTAACGGGGTTGCCAAACCGCAGTTTATTCTTAGAGCAACTGCGTGCTGCAATTCATCGTGCCGAGGTAGCACAGCATAGCCTCGCAGTGGTGTTCATTGATTTGGATAATTTTAAACAAGTTAATGATAATTTGGGCCATGAAGCGGGTGACCTCTTGTTAAAACAGGTCGCAATGGTGTTGCGCGATTCCATTCGCTCGGGGGATTCGGTAGCCCGTTTTGCTGGTGATGAATTTATGCTGGCTCTAGAGTCAATTTCCGAGCCTGAAGAGACCAATGAAGTGGTTGGCACTGTGCTACGCCGCTTGGCTCAGGAAATTAGTTTGGGGGTGCATATTCAGCCAGTTTATGCCAGCGTAGGTATTAGTATGTACCCAGCAGATGGCAACGACCCAGAGTTATTAGTGCGTAATGCCGATGCGGCGATGTATCAAGCCAAGTCTAATGGCCGTAATCAATTTAGTTATTATGCTCTAGATGAACCTTCTGCAATAGGTTAG
- a CDS encoding DUF805 domain-containing protein, translated as MSWYIAVLKKYLVFNGRARRKEYWMFVLFNSIIGVILSLIDQVTGTVNLESGLGVLGSIYTLAVLLPSLAVAVRRLHDTGRSGWWLFILFLPIIGVLVLLFFFLSDSESAANAYGENPKAQAV; from the coding sequence ATGAGTTGGTATATAGCGGTTCTTAAAAAATACTTGGTGTTTAATGGGCGCGCTCGACGCAAAGAATATTGGATGTTTGTGCTTTTCAACAGCATCATCGGAGTGATACTAAGTTTAATTGACCAAGTTACCGGAACCGTTAATCTTGAATCTGGCTTAGGGGTATTGGGCAGTATTTATACCTTGGCGGTCTTGCTGCCTTCTCTGGCGGTGGCGGTGCGTAGGCTACATGATACCGGGCGCAGTGGCTGGTGGTTGTTTATATTATTCCTGCCAATTATTGGCGTATTAGTGCTGTTATTTTTCTTTTTGTCTGACAGCGAAAGTGCAGCCAATGCTTATGGGGAAAACCCTAAAGCTCAAGCTGTTTAA
- a CDS encoding extracellular solute-binding protein translates to MLRLLSIVLLAFTWFNAAFAQEKVDLRVLAWPGYADADMVADFEKRYKVKVKVSYITSDDEMWLRMGHKNGENYDVFAVNTAELQRYIDAKLARPLNPQAIGNIAKQLPRFATLEEIPGVTRDGLVYAIPYTYSEMGLIYNKNYFEQPPTSWKIMWDPQYQGKVLAYNGSAHNYSLAGMVQGLDNPFQQSNQQFNKSTELLLALRRNALTFYSSPEEASEFYNQESVALVFANYGAQQLKQLQDAGADISYVIPQEGALAWLDCWALSSGVKNKDLAHKWIDFTLEPWVSQLLTERQGLANTIVQDNRSVAEDKIIWLEEVEDHQLRSEFWENILSGKTLQMMSLP, encoded by the coding sequence ATGTTGCGACTATTATCTATCGTTTTATTGGCTTTTACTTGGTTTAATGCTGCCTTCGCGCAAGAAAAAGTGGATTTGCGTGTACTCGCTTGGCCGGGTTACGCCGATGCTGATATGGTGGCTGACTTTGAAAAGCGTTATAAGGTTAAAGTTAAAGTCAGCTACATTACCAGTGATGATGAAATGTGGCTGAGAATGGGCCATAAAAACGGCGAGAACTACGATGTTTTTGCGGTAAATACTGCCGAGTTACAGCGCTACATTGATGCCAAACTGGCTAGGCCTTTAAATCCCCAGGCCATCGGCAATATAGCCAAACAGTTACCGCGGTTTGCTACTTTAGAAGAGATCCCTGGAGTCACTCGCGATGGGCTGGTTTATGCTATTCCCTATACCTATTCTGAGATGGGCCTCATCTACAATAAAAACTATTTTGAGCAGCCGCCTACCAGTTGGAAAATCATGTGGGACCCACAATATCAAGGTAAGGTGCTGGCATACAATGGGAGTGCCCACAACTATTCTTTAGCTGGTATGGTGCAAGGCCTTGATAACCCTTTTCAACAATCTAACCAGCAATTTAACAAAAGCACCGAATTATTGTTGGCGCTTAGGCGTAATGCGCTTACTTTTTATAGTTCACCAGAAGAAGCCTCTGAGTTTTATAATCAAGAGTCGGTCGCTTTAGTATTTGCTAACTATGGCGCCCAGCAACTTAAGCAGTTACAAGATGCTGGAGCCGATATTAGTTATGTTATTCCCCAAGAGGGAGCCTTAGCATGGTTAGATTGCTGGGCACTGTCTAGCGGAGTTAAAAATAAAGATCTCGCCCATAAATGGATTGATTTCACCCTAGAGCCTTGGGTTAGTCAGTTACTTACCGAGCGCCAAGGCTTAGCGAATACCATTGTGCAAGATAACCGCTCGGTTGCTGAAGACAAAATCATTTGGTTAGAGGAGGTGGAAGATCATCAGCTGCGCAGTGAGTTTTGGGAAAACATTCTTAGCGGCAAAACCTTGCAAATGATGAGTTTGCCATGA